In Sphingomonas sp. R1, a single genomic region encodes these proteins:
- the argC gene encoding N-acetyl-gamma-glutamyl-phosphate reductase, whose protein sequence is MIARIFIDGAAGTTGLEIRERLAGRSEIDVMVLGDQDRKDPKKREQALNDADFVILCLPDDAAREAVAMIRNERTRVIDASTAYRTAADWTYGFAELEPGQAAAIAEASRVSNPGCYPTGFLALVRPLIRAGLIPHDFPLSVNAVSGYSGGGRAMIEEFEGKSATPTDTAFRPYGLALAHKHVPEMQKHARIVNPPIFMPSVARTYRGMVVEVPLPLYAFTRKPSVESLENVLRDAYRDSAVVQVLPADVPTVTIEENAGTDRLSVRVFGNDDTRQARLIATLDNLGKGAAGAAVQNLNIMAGLDPTAGLVL, encoded by the coding sequence ATGATCGCGCGCATCTTCATCGACGGTGCCGCCGGCACCACCGGTCTCGAAATCCGCGAGCGGCTGGCCGGCCGTTCCGAGATCGACGTGATGGTCCTGGGCGATCAGGATCGCAAGGATCCGAAGAAGCGCGAGCAAGCGCTCAACGATGCCGATTTCGTCATTCTCTGCCTGCCGGACGATGCGGCACGCGAAGCGGTGGCGATGATCCGCAACGAGCGCACGCGCGTCATCGACGCCTCGACCGCATACCGCACCGCCGCCGACTGGACCTATGGCTTCGCCGAGCTGGAACCCGGCCAGGCCGCGGCGATCGCCGAGGCGTCGCGCGTCAGCAATCCCGGCTGCTACCCCACCGGCTTCCTAGCGCTGGTCCGCCCGCTGATCCGCGCCGGCCTGATCCCGCACGACTTCCCGCTGAGCGTGAACGCCGTTTCCGGCTATTCGGGCGGCGGTCGCGCGATGATCGAGGAGTTCGAGGGCAAGAGCGCGACCCCCACCGACACCGCCTTCCGCCCTTATGGCCTGGCGCTCGCGCACAAGCACGTGCCCGAGATGCAGAAGCATGCACGGATCGTGAATCCGCCGATCTTCATGCCCTCGGTGGCGCGCACCTATCGCGGCATGGTCGTCGAAGTGCCGCTGCCGCTCTATGCCTTTACCCGCAAGCCCTCGGTCGAGTCGCTCGAGAACGTGCTGCGCGACGCCTATCGCGACTCGGCGGTGGTGCAGGTGCTGCCCGCCGACGTGCCGACCGTCACCATCGAGGAAAATGCCGGCACCGATCGCCTATCGGTGCGCGTATTCGGCAACGACGACACGCGGCAGGCCCGGCTGATCGCCACGCTGGACAATCTCGGCAAGGGCGCCGCCGGGGCCGCGGTGCAGAACCTCAACATCATGGCCGGGCTCGATCCCACCGCGGGCCTGGTGCTCTGA
- a CDS encoding CTP synthase produces the protein MARYIFITGGVVSSLGKGLMAASLAALLQARGYRVRIRKFDPYLNVDPGTMSPHQHGEVYVTDDGAETDLDLGHYERFTGVTARQADNVTSGRIYKTIIERERRGDYLGATVQVVPHVTDAIKAFAQAETEDLDFVLCEIGGTVGDIESLPFIEAIRQLRNDLGRGQTVSIHVTLVPYIAAAGELKTKPTQHSVRELAALGVQPDVLVCRAERPLPAGERAKIAQFCNVPASAVIPALDAKSIYAVPLQYHGEGLDGEVLKAFGIEPGPSPDLSRWSGIVERLENPEGEVTIGVVGKYMGVPDAYKSLTEALVHGGIANQVKVNIQWLDAELFEQDQAEVAAMLEPMHGILVPGGFGERGSEGKIAGVRFARERNVPFFGICLGMQMACIEGVRAQGVANASTTEFGPTEEPVVGMITEWMTADGLQKREAGGDLGGTMRLGAYTAKLGGNSVVGSIYGNETISERHRHRYEVNTAYKPVLEQGGLVFSGMSPDGTLPEIVERPDHPWFVGVQFHPELKSKPFDPHPLFASFIAAAVKHSRLV, from the coding sequence ATGGCGCGGTACATCTTCATCACCGGCGGCGTGGTCTCCTCGCTCGGCAAGGGTCTCATGGCAGCGAGCCTCGCGGCTTTGCTCCAGGCCCGTGGCTATCGAGTCCGCATCCGCAAATTCGATCCTTATCTCAACGTCGATCCCGGCACGATGTCGCCGCACCAGCATGGTGAGGTCTACGTCACCGACGACGGCGCGGAGACCGATCTCGATCTCGGCCACTATGAACGCTTCACCGGCGTGACCGCGCGCCAGGCGGACAACGTCACCTCGGGCCGGATCTACAAGACGATCATCGAGCGTGAGCGGCGCGGCGACTATCTGGGTGCGACCGTGCAGGTGGTCCCCCACGTCACCGACGCGATCAAGGCGTTCGCCCAGGCCGAGACCGAGGATCTCGATTTCGTGCTTTGCGAAATTGGCGGCACGGTGGGCGACATCGAATCGCTGCCGTTCATCGAAGCGATTCGCCAGCTGCGCAACGATCTCGGCCGCGGCCAGACCGTCAGCATCCACGTCACCCTAGTGCCGTACATCGCGGCGGCGGGCGAGCTGAAGACCAAGCCGACCCAGCACAGCGTGCGCGAGCTCGCGGCGCTCGGCGTACAGCCCGACGTGCTGGTCTGCCGCGCCGAGCGGCCGCTGCCGGCCGGCGAGCGCGCCAAGATCGCGCAGTTCTGCAACGTGCCGGCCTCTGCCGTCATCCCCGCGCTGGATGCCAAGAGCATCTATGCGGTGCCGCTGCAGTATCACGGCGAGGGCCTGGACGGCGAAGTGCTCAAGGCGTTCGGCATCGAGCCGGGACCGTCGCCCGATCTCAGCCGCTGGAGCGGCATCGTCGAGCGGCTCGAGAATCCCGAGGGCGAAGTCACGATCGGCGTGGTCGGCAAATATATGGGCGTGCCGGATGCCTATAAGTCGCTGACCGAGGCGCTGGTGCATGGCGGCATCGCCAACCAGGTGAAGGTCAACATCCAGTGGCTTGACGCCGAGCTGTTCGAGCAGGACCAGGCCGAAGTCGCCGCGATGCTCGAGCCGATGCACGGCATCCTGGTGCCGGGCGGCTTCGGCGAGCGCGGCAGCGAGGGCAAGATCGCCGGCGTGCGCTTCGCCCGTGAGCGGAACGTGCCCTTCTTCGGCATCTGTCTCGGCATGCAGATGGCGTGCATCGAGGGCGTCCGCGCCCAGGGCGTCGCCAATGCCTCGACCACCGAGTTCGGCCCGACCGAAGAGCCGGTGGTCGGCATGATCACCGAGTGGATGACCGCGGACGGCCTGCAGAAGCGCGAAGCCGGCGGCGATCTCGGCGGCACGATGCGACTGGGCGCCTATACCGCCAAACTCGGCGGCAACAGCGTCGTCGGCTCGATCTACGGCAACGAGACGATCAGCGAGCGCCACCGCCACCGCTATGAAGTGAACACCGCCTACAAGCCGGTGCTGGAACAAGGCGGTCTGGTCTTCTCCGGCATGTCGCCCGACGGCACGTTGCCAGAGATCGTCGAACGGCCGGACCATCCCTGGTTCGTCGGCGTGCAGTTCCACCCGGAACTCAAGTCCAAGCCGTTCGATCCGCATCCGCTGTTCGCGAGCTTCATCGCCGCGGCCGTGAAGCATAGCCGGCTCGTCTGA
- a CDS encoding SH3 domain-containing protein, which produces MDAVRPDLADIRLAGRVFAPHYAAPMLRVIHYETPLRVTARGAEPVLATLQKGDVFEALEFAGDKAWGVAPGPGLVGYVDASALGETE; this is translated from the coding sequence GTGGATGCGGTCCGGCCCGATTTGGCGGACATCCGCCTCGCCGGCCGCGTGTTCGCCCCACATTACGCCGCGCCGATGCTCCGCGTGATCCATTACGAGACGCCGCTGCGCGTCACCGCGCGCGGCGCCGAGCCGGTGCTGGCGACGCTGCAGAAGGGGGACGTTTTCGAGGCACTCGAATTCGCCGGCGACAAGGCCTGGGGCGTCGCGCCCGGGCCCGGCCTGGTCGGCTATGTCGACGCATCGGCCCTGGGGGAGACCGAATGA
- the zwf gene encoding glucose-6-phosphate dehydrogenase — protein MMQQPVGKLLLFGATGDLAQRMLLPSLYALHADGLLPPGLTITGTARSDHDDAAFRDFAAKALDQFLPADRKDDSAVQSFLQRLHYQTLDASQIEGYAALKEKLGDISGGLAIFLSTAPWLFGPTIKGLESAGLTGENVRISLEKPLGRDLASSREINDIVAEAFPEERTFRIDHYLGKETVQNILALRFGNSLFEPVWNARGIDSVQITVSETVGLEGRAGFYDDTGALRDMVQNHMLQLVALIAMEPPARLDGTAVRDEKVKVLRSLRKIAPVDAPSLTVVGQYGGGAVKGEIVRDYTTDLGKDSRTETFVAIKAHVDNWRWQGVPFYLRTGKRLAERRSEIVIQFKPVPHSIFAERGGMLQPNALVIRLQPEEYVQLLVMAKQPGLDREGYRLREVPLNLSLDAEFAGTRRRIAYERLLLDLIEGDPTLFVRRDEVEAQWEWIDAIRAGWEANDLKPKPYASGSWGPSLSIALTERDGVHWHE, from the coding sequence ATGATGCAGCAGCCCGTCGGCAAATTGCTTCTGTTCGGTGCCACCGGCGATCTCGCGCAGCGGATGCTGCTGCCGTCGCTCTATGCGCTGCACGCCGACGGCCTGCTGCCTCCCGGCCTCACCATCACCGGCACCGCGCGCTCCGACCATGACGACGCCGCCTTCCGCGACTTCGCCGCCAAGGCGCTGGACCAGTTCCTGCCCGCCGACCGCAAGGACGACAGCGCTGTCCAGAGCTTCCTCCAGCGCCTCCACTACCAGACGCTCGATGCCTCGCAGATCGAGGGCTATGCCGCGCTGAAGGAAAAGCTGGGCGACATTTCGGGCGGCCTTGCCATCTTCCTGTCGACCGCGCCCTGGCTGTTCGGCCCCACGATCAAGGGCCTCGAATCGGCCGGCCTTACCGGCGAGAATGTCCGCATCAGTCTGGAGAAGCCGCTCGGCCGGGACCTCGCCTCCAGCCGCGAGATCAACGACATCGTCGCCGAAGCCTTCCCCGAGGAACGCACCTTCCGCATCGACCATTATCTGGGCAAGGAAACCGTCCAGAACATCCTGGCGCTGCGCTTCGGCAACTCGCTATTCGAGCCGGTATGGAATGCCCGCGGCATCGACAGCGTGCAGATCACCGTCTCCGAAACGGTGGGGCTCGAGGGCCGTGCGGGCTTCTACGACGATACCGGCGCGCTGCGCGACATGGTGCAGAACCATATGCTCCAGCTCGTCGCGCTGATCGCGATGGAGCCCCCCGCCCGGCTCGACGGCACCGCGGTGCGCGACGAGAAGGTCAAGGTGCTGCGCTCGCTGCGCAAGATTGCGCCCGTCGATGCGCCGAGCCTCACGGTCGTCGGCCAATATGGCGGCGGCGCGGTGAAGGGCGAGATCGTTCGCGACTACACCACCGACCTCGGCAAGGACTCGCGCACCGAGACCTTCGTGGCGATCAAGGCGCATGTCGACAATTGGCGCTGGCAGGGCGTGCCCTTCTATCTCCGCACCGGCAAGCGCCTGGCCGAGCGCCGCTCGGAGATCGTGATCCAGTTCAAGCCGGTGCCGCACTCGATCTTCGCCGAGCGCGGCGGCATGCTCCAGCCCAACGCGCTGGTCATCCGCCTCCAGCCGGAGGAATATGTCCAGCTGCTGGTCATGGCCAAGCAGCCCGGGCTCGATCGCGAGGGCTATCGCCTGCGCGAGGTGCCGCTCAACCTCAGCCTCGACGCCGAGTTCGCCGGCACCCGCCGCCGTATCGCCTACGAGCGCCTGCTGCTCGACCTGATCGAGGGCGATCCCACGCTGTTCGTCCGCCGCGACGAGGTGGAAGCGCAGTGGGAGTGGATCGACGCGATCCGCGCCGGCTGGGAGGCCAACGACCTCAAGCCCAAGCCCTATGCCTCGGGCAGCTGGGGCCCCTCGCTCTCGATCGCGCTTACCGAGCGCGACGGGGTGCACTGGCACGAATGA
- the eda gene encoding bifunctional 4-hydroxy-2-oxoglutarate aldolase/2-dehydro-3-deoxy-phosphogluconate aldolase, with the protein MRTAPVIPVLVIDDAAKARPLAEALVKGGLRVLEVTMRTPAALDAIREMKQVPGAIVGAGTVVNTQQFEQVMKEDAEFIVSPGLTDKLGDAIVRSGVPYLPGIANAGDIMRGLDLGLSHFKFFPAETSGGLKALKALAAPFYQAKFCPTGGISLASAPEWLAFDPVLCVGGSWIASGSLEEVEAKAREAAALVR; encoded by the coding sequence ATGCGCACCGCACCCGTCATTCCGGTGCTGGTGATCGACGACGCCGCCAAGGCGCGTCCGCTCGCCGAGGCACTGGTGAAGGGCGGCCTGCGCGTGCTGGAAGTCACGATGCGCACCCCCGCCGCGCTCGATGCCATTCGCGAGATGAAGCAGGTCCCCGGCGCGATCGTCGGCGCAGGGACCGTGGTCAACACCCAGCAGTTCGAGCAGGTGATGAAGGAGGATGCCGAGTTCATCGTCTCCCCCGGTCTCACGGACAAGCTGGGCGACGCGATCGTCCGCAGCGGCGTGCCCTATCTGCCGGGCATCGCCAATGCCGGCGACATCATGCGCGGGCTCGATCTCGGCCTCAGCCACTTCAAGTTCTTCCCGGCCGAGACCTCGGGCGGTCTCAAGGCACTCAAGGCACTCGCCGCCCCCTTCTATCAGGCGAAGTTCTGCCCCACCGGCGGCATCAGCCTGGCGAGCGCGCCCGAATGGCTTGCGTTCGATCCGGTGCTCTGTGTCGGCGGCAGCTGGATCGCCAGCGGGTCGCTGGAAGAGGTGGAAGCCAAGGCCCGCGAAGCCGCCGCGCTGGTGCGGTAA
- a CDS encoding MarR family transcriptional regulator, whose product MSEQTLSGWKNTLIDYVRSGEPDLTNRQMALLMLVYLDPGPHTVRGLARALNVSKPVVTRALNRLGTLGYLRRQRDDTDKRNIFVARTAEGAEFLAEFGHFLAGKHLSEPVPAGADA is encoded by the coding sequence ATGTCCGAACAGACCCTGTCGGGGTGGAAGAATACGTTGATCGACTATGTGCGGTCCGGGGAACCAGACCTCACCAACCGCCAGATGGCGCTTCTGATGCTTGTGTATCTCGATCCGGGCCCCCATACGGTGCGCGGTCTGGCGCGGGCGCTGAACGTCTCGAAGCCGGTGGTCACGCGTGCCTTGAATCGCCTGGGCACGCTCGGCTATCTGCGCCGCCAGCGCGACGACACCGACAAGCGCAACATCTTCGTAGCGCGCACCGCGGAAGGGGCAGAGTTTCTTGCAGAGTTCGGGCATTTCCTCGCTGGCAAACATCTCAGCGAGCCAGTCCCAGCAGGCGCCGACGCGTAA
- the edd gene encoding phosphogluconate dehydratase has product MTTLHAEIAAVTDRVIERSKAGRAAYLALLQRERESGNDRPKLGCANLAHAYAGTEEQREELKTGARMNIGIVTAYNDMLSAHAPYYRYPEQMKIWALEAGATAQVAGGVPAMCDGVTQGYQGMELSLFSRDTIAMATAVSLSHRVFEGAALLGICDKIVPGLLMGALRFGHLPMVLIPGGPMRSGLPNKEKAAVRERYAEGKATREELLEAEIAAYHGKGTCTFYGTANSNQMMMEAMGLHVPGAAFANPQTKLRQELTRAAVHRLAEIGWNGDDYRPIGHVVDEKAIVNAAIVLLATGGSTNHLIHVPAFARAAGIVIDWDDFDRLSRVVPLMTRVYPNGSADVNQFEDAGGPSFVIKELLNAGLMHGDALTIAKDGMAAYGRQPDIEGDALVWREHGPVSNDENIVRTVDTAFSPEGGFRILKGNIGRACIKVSAVERERWIIEAPARVFSDQLEVLEAFKAGELERDVIVVVRFQGPRANGMPELHKLTPQLGVLQNRGFKVALVTDGRMSGASGKVPAAIHLSPEALGGGPIGKVRDGDILRLDAEAGTLEALVPADEWDAREHAVAPPPAIGTGRELFAMMRHHCDEAEKGASAMLHEAGL; this is encoded by the coding sequence ATGACCACCCTCCACGCCGAAATCGCCGCCGTTACCGATCGCGTCATCGAACGCTCCAAGGCTGGTCGCGCCGCCTATCTCGCGCTCCTCCAGCGCGAGCGCGAATCAGGTAATGACCGGCCCAAGCTCGGCTGCGCCAACCTCGCCCATGCCTATGCCGGCACCGAGGAGCAGCGCGAGGAGCTCAAGACCGGCGCGCGGATGAACATCGGTATTGTCACCGCGTACAACGACATGCTGTCGGCGCACGCGCCCTATTACCGCTATCCCGAGCAGATGAAGATCTGGGCGCTGGAAGCGGGCGCCACCGCGCAGGTGGCGGGCGGCGTGCCGGCGATGTGCGACGGCGTGACCCAGGGCTATCAGGGCATGGAGCTGTCGCTGTTCAGCCGCGACACGATCGCGATGGCCACTGCCGTGTCGCTCAGCCACCGCGTGTTCGAAGGCGCCGCGCTGCTCGGCATCTGCGACAAGATCGTGCCGGGCCTGCTGATGGGCGCGCTGCGCTTCGGCCATCTGCCGATGGTGCTGATCCCGGGCGGACCGATGCGCTCAGGCCTGCCCAACAAGGAGAAGGCCGCGGTTCGCGAGCGCTATGCCGAGGGCAAGGCGACCCGCGAGGAGCTGCTCGAGGCCGAGATCGCCGCCTATCACGGCAAGGGTACCTGCACCTTCTACGGCACCGCGAACTCGAACCAGATGATGATGGAGGCAATGGGCCTCCACGTCCCCGGCGCCGCCTTCGCCAACCCGCAGACCAAGCTGCGCCAGGAACTCACTCGCGCCGCCGTCCACCGGCTGGCCGAGATCGGCTGGAACGGCGACGACTATCGCCCGATCGGCCATGTCGTCGATGAAAAGGCGATCGTGAACGCCGCGATCGTGCTGCTGGCGACCGGCGGATCGACCAACCACCTGATCCACGTCCCTGCTTTTGCCCGCGCGGCCGGTATCGTGATCGACTGGGACGATTTCGATCGCCTGTCGCGCGTCGTGCCGCTGATGACGCGCGTCTATCCGAACGGCTCGGCCGATGTGAACCAGTTCGAGGATGCCGGCGGCCCGTCCTTCGTGATCAAGGAACTGCTGAACGCCGGGCTGATGCATGGCGACGCGCTGACCATCGCAAAGGATGGCATGGCAGCCTATGGCCGCCAGCCCGACATCGAGGGCGATGCCCTGGTCTGGCGCGAGCATGGACCGGTCAGCAACGACGAGAACATCGTCCGCACTGTCGACACCGCCTTCTCGCCCGAGGGCGGCTTCCGCATCCTCAAGGGCAATATCGGCCGCGCCTGCATCAAGGTCTCGGCGGTCGAGCGCGAGCGCTGGATCATCGAGGCCCCTGCCCGCGTCTTCTCGGACCAGCTCGAAGTGCTCGAGGCGTTCAAGGCCGGCGAACTGGAGCGCGACGTGATCGTCGTCGTCCGCTTCCAGGGCCCGCGCGCCAACGGCATGCCCGAGCTGCACAAGCTCACGCCCCAGCTCGGCGTGCTGCAGAACCGCGGCTTCAAGGTTGCACTGGTCACCGACGGGCGCATGTCGGGCGCCAGCGGCAAGGTGCCGGCAGCGATCCACCTGTCGCCCGAGGCGCTGGGCGGCGGACCGATCGGCAAGGTGCGCGACGGCGACATCCTGCGCCTCGATGCCGAGGCCGGCACGCTCGAAGCGCTGGTCCCGGCGGACGAATGGGACGCCCGCGAGCATGCCGTCGCCCCGCCGCCCGCCATCGGCACCGGCCGCGAGCTGTTCGCGATGATGCGGCACCATTGCGACGAGGCCGAGAAGGGTGCGTCGGCGATGCTGCACGAGGCCGGCCTGTAA
- a CDS encoding ROK family protein, which produces MEVVAVDIGGTHARFAVAEVAEGRVVSMSEPITQKVAEHPSLQLAWRAFGEQLGRPVPKAAAIAVASPINNDLIKLTNNPWIIRPPLIPDRLGADVWTIVNDFAAIGHAVAQLEDEAFLHLCGPETPLPDKGSITVCGPGTGLGVAQVFRHRGGYDIIATEGGHSDFAPLDAIEDAMVKRLRRTYQRVSKERMVAGPAIVSIYETLADLEGVPVARLDDKAIWTLALEGKDSLAVAALDRFCLSLGAVAGDLALAHGPSAVVIAGGLGLRLKDHLLQSGFGERFVAKGRFRSLMATIPVKLITHPQPGLYGAAAAFAQEHAQ; this is translated from the coding sequence ATGGAAGTCGTCGCCGTCGACATTGGTGGCACCCACGCGCGCTTTGCCGTTGCGGAGGTGGCCGAGGGCCGCGTCGTCTCGATGAGCGAGCCGATCACCCAGAAGGTCGCCGAGCATCCGAGCCTGCAGCTCGCCTGGCGCGCGTTCGGTGAGCAGCTCGGCCGGCCGGTGCCCAAGGCCGCCGCCATCGCGGTCGCCTCGCCGATCAACAACGATCTGATCAAGCTCACCAACAATCCCTGGATCATCCGCCCGCCACTGATCCCGGATCGGCTGGGTGCTGATGTCTGGACGATCGTCAACGATTTCGCCGCGATCGGTCATGCCGTCGCGCAGCTTGAGGACGAGGCGTTCCTGCATCTCTGCGGCCCCGAGACGCCGCTGCCCGACAAGGGTTCGATCACCGTCTGCGGCCCGGGTACCGGGCTGGGCGTCGCGCAGGTGTTTCGCCACCGCGGCGGCTATGACATCATCGCAACCGAAGGCGGCCATAGCGATTTCGCCCCGCTCGACGCCATCGAGGATGCGATGGTCAAGCGCCTGCGCCGCACCTATCAGCGTGTCTCCAAGGAGCGCATGGTCGCCGGCCCCGCGATCGTCTCGATCTACGAGACGCTGGCGGATCTGGAAGGCGTGCCGGTCGCGCGCCTCGACGACAAGGCGATCTGGACGCTGGCGCTGGAGGGCAAGGACAGCTTGGCGGTCGCGGCACTGGATCGCTTCTGCCTCAGCCTCGGCGCGGTGGCGGGCGATCTTGCGCTCGCCCATGGCCCCAGCGCGGTGGTGATCGCCGGCGGTCTGGGCTTGCGCCTGAAGGACCATCTGCTGCAATCGGGGTTCGGCGAGCGATTCGTCGCCAAGGGGCGCTTCCGCTCCCTGATGGCGACGATCCCCGTCAAGCTGATCACCCATCCCCAGCCGGGCCTCTACGGCGCAGCCGCCGCCTTCGCCCAGGAGCATGCACAGTGA
- the pgl gene encoding 6-phosphogluconolactonase: MTTEIEWWDYDDTAEMGEALAGDVQFIIESAIDARGAAVIALAGGRTPAPIYAKLSKAKLDWKRVTILPTDDRIVPMGDPMSNVTGLAKVFLPLGARVIPVVSEKADDYKAAGRAADARLQDFHWPLDLCLLGMGADGHTASIFPGPDLQEALTGPKERRALGVMPDPLPPEAPVARVSLSLAAIVSARALMIAITGQEKKDVLERAISEGAGSTLPIGRVLAETELPVDIHWSV; encoded by the coding sequence ATGACGACCGAAATCGAATGGTGGGACTATGACGACACCGCCGAAATGGGCGAAGCGCTCGCCGGCGACGTCCAGTTCATCATCGAAAGCGCGATTGACGCTCGCGGCGCCGCGGTCATCGCGCTCGCCGGCGGCCGCACCCCCGCCCCCATTTACGCCAAGCTGAGCAAGGCCAAGCTCGACTGGAAGCGCGTGACGATCCTTCCGACGGACGACCGCATCGTGCCGATGGGCGATCCGATGTCGAACGTCACGGGCCTTGCCAAGGTGTTCCTGCCGCTCGGCGCGCGCGTGATCCCGGTCGTCAGCGAGAAGGCCGACGACTATAAGGCCGCCGGCCGCGCGGCCGATGCGCGCCTGCAGGACTTCCACTGGCCGCTCGACCTCTGCCTGCTCGGCATGGGCGCCGATGGCCACACCGCCTCGATCTTCCCCGGCCCCGATCTTCAGGAAGCCCTAACCGGGCCCAAGGAACGCCGCGCCCTGGGCGTGATGCCCGATCCGCTGCCGCCCGAGGCACCCGTCGCGCGTGTCTCGCTGTCGCTCGCCGCGATCGTCTCTGCGCGTGCGCTGATGATCGCGATCACCGGTCAGGAGAAGAAGGACGTGCTCGAGCGCGCGATTTCCGAGGGCGCGGGCTCGACCCTGCCGATCGGTCGCGTGCTCGCGGAAACCGAACTGCCCGTCGACATCCACTGGAGCGTCTGA
- a CDS encoding peptidylprolyl isomerase, producing MLRRAFVAGLALLAVSAAPAPPQGRAVPGQVRVRLVTSMGAITVALDARRAPKTVANFLAYVDDGRLEGTTFYRTARRKTEPSKGFIQGGVGTDARRMLDPLPLEPTSKTGLRHLNGTISMAHGPNPNSANGNFSIMVGDNPGLDARGPNPGFAAFGQVVAGMDVIKRILALPSGGGRDAMKGQMILKPVTIVRAERLDGVAKPTGRVKPWLLGLKPAG from the coding sequence GTGCTGCGGCGGGCCTTCGTCGCCGGGCTGGCGTTGCTGGCGGTGTCCGCAGCGCCGGCACCGCCGCAGGGGAGAGCGGTGCCCGGCCAGGTGCGGGTGCGGCTGGTGACGAGCATGGGCGCGATCACCGTCGCGCTCGATGCCCGGCGGGCGCCCAAGACGGTCGCCAACTTCCTCGCCTATGTCGATGACGGGCGACTGGAGGGGACGACCTTCTATCGCACGGCGCGGCGCAAGACCGAGCCCAGCAAGGGCTTCATCCAGGGCGGGGTCGGCACCGACGCGCGCCGGATGCTCGACCCGCTGCCGCTGGAGCCGACCAGCAAGACAGGGCTCCGCCACCTGAACGGCACCATCTCGATGGCGCACGGGCCGAACCCCAATTCGGCCAACGGCAATTTCTCGATCATGGTCGGCGACAATCCCGGCCTCGACGCACGGGGCCCGAATCCGGGCTTCGCAGCGTTCGGGCAGGTGGTGGCCGGCATGGACGTGATTAAGCGCATCCTCGCACTGCCCAGCGGCGGCGGGCGCGACGCGATGAAGGGGCAGATGATCCTGAAGCCCGTGACGATCGTCCGCGCCGAGCGACTGGATGGGGTGGCGAAGCCGACCGGGCGGGTGAAGCCGTGGCTGCTGGGGCTGAAGCCGGCGGGCTAA
- the secG gene encoding preprotein translocase subunit SecG, producing the protein MFTFLLVVQFIIAALLVGVILVQKSEGGGLTSGGSPAGLMSARGAADFLTRMTAILATAFILMSIVLAFLAATRHSTKIDAGLQKAPAAVAPLTVPTAPAPTGNDTAPTGNSAVPFSQ; encoded by the coding sequence ATGTTCACCTTCCTCCTCGTCGTACAGTTCATCATCGCCGCCCTGCTGGTGGGGGTGATTCTCGTCCAGAAGTCGGAGGGTGGCGGTCTCACCTCGGGCGGCAGCCCGGCGGGCCTGATGTCGGCGCGCGGCGCGGCCGATTTCCTGACGCGCATGACCGCGATCCTGGCGACCGCGTTCATCCTGATGAGCATCGTGCTCGCCTTCCTGGCGGCCACCCGGCACTCGACCAAGATCGACGCGGGCCTGCAGAAGGCGCCTGCCGCCGTGGCCCCGCTGACGGTTCCGACCGCGCCGGCCCCGACCGGCAACGACACGGCGCCGACCGGCAACAGCGCGGTTCCGTTCAGCCAGTAA
- a CDS encoding ParD-like family protein — protein MGIVKIADDLHEEARRASAVMCRSINAQAEYWMKIGMLAEANPTLSFHEIVRRQLAEAQVTTAREAA, from the coding sequence ATGGGCATCGTGAAAATCGCCGACGACCTCCACGAGGAGGCGCGCCGCGCCAGCGCCGTCATGTGCCGCTCGATCAACGCCCAGGCCGAATACTGGATGAAGATCGGCATGCTGGCCGAGGCCAACCCCACCCTCTCCTTCCACGAGATCGTCCGCCGCCAGCTGGCCGAGGCCCAGGTCACCACCGCGCGCGAAGCCGCCTGA